Proteins from one Flammeovirgaceae bacterium genomic window:
- the carB gene encoding carbamoyl-phosphate synthase large subunit, which translates to MPRDRSIRSVLIIGSGPIIIGQACEFDYAGSQASRSLREEGIEVILINSNPATIMTDKVTADHVYLKPLEKKYIKEILEKHHIDAVLPTMGGQTALNLCIDCENAGIWEHYGVRIIGVDINAIETTENREKFRLRMKELGVGVCEGSIATSFLEGKEIAQRIGFPLVIRPSYTLGGSGGGFVQKAEDFDAALNRGLHASPIHEVLVEQSILGWKEYELELLRDGAGNVIIICSIENFDPMGIHTGDSITVAPAMTLPDTVYQNMRDLAIKMMNGIGKFAGGCNVQFSVNPDSDEIIGIEINPRVSRSSALASKATGYPIAKIAAKLAIGYHLDELGNAITGSTTAYFEPTLDYVIVKIPRWNFDKFVGADRKLGLQMKSVGEVMGIGRNFQEALQKACQSLEIRRNGLGADGKELTKQEELLRSLENPSWNRLFHIYDAMKLGISMKTILSLTKIDKWFLLQIEELIELEKEIEKYEVGTIPASLMRTAKEKGYADRQIAHLLNCLESEVHKKRKEMGINRVYKLVDTCAAEFQAQTPYYYSSFDTENESLASGRKKVIVLGSGPNRIGQGIEFDYSCVHGVLAAKECGYETIMINCNPETVSTDFDIADKLYFEPVFWEHIYDIIQHEKPEGVIVQLGGQTALKLAEKLNKYGIKIMGTSFEALDLAEDRGSFSSLLKEMNIPYPPFGVARDADEALEVSKEIGFPLLVRPSYVLGGQSMKIVINEKELESHILDIWKHLPENKVLLDHFLDGAIEAEADALCDGENVYIIGIMQHIEPAGIHSGDSYAVLPPYNLGDFVIKQIENYTHKIAVALKTVGLINIQYAIKDDKVYVIEANPRASRTVPFICKAYDEPYVNYATKIMLGKKKVTDFEFNPTRNGYAIKVPVFSFNKFPDVNKELGPEMKSTGESIYFIDDLMDDYFMNIYAERNLYLSR; encoded by the coding sequence CTCCCCACGATGGGCGGACAAACCGCCCTCAACCTCTGTATTGATTGCGAGAATGCCGGCATTTGGGAACATTATGGCGTGCGCATCATCGGTGTGGACATCAATGCCATCGAAACCACCGAGAACCGGGAGAAGTTCCGCCTTAGGATGAAAGAGTTGGGGGTAGGCGTATGCGAAGGCTCGATAGCCACCTCTTTTCTTGAGGGAAAGGAGATTGCCCAGAGGATCGGGTTTCCGCTGGTGATCCGCCCGTCCTATACACTGGGGGGTTCCGGTGGCGGGTTTGTGCAAAAAGCCGAGGACTTTGATGCCGCCCTGAACAGGGGCCTCCACGCCTCGCCCATACATGAGGTGCTGGTGGAGCAAAGCATATTGGGGTGGAAAGAATATGAACTGGAATTGCTTAGGGATGGCGCGGGCAATGTCATTATTATATGCTCCATTGAAAACTTCGACCCAATGGGCATCCATACCGGGGACAGCATTACCGTGGCCCCGGCCATGACACTCCCGGATACCGTGTACCAAAACATGCGCGACCTGGCCATAAAAATGATGAATGGCATCGGGAAGTTTGCGGGTGGCTGCAACGTGCAGTTTTCGGTAAACCCTGATTCGGACGAAATAATTGGCATAGAGATAAACCCGAGGGTTTCCCGCTCTTCCGCGCTGGCCTCCAAGGCAACCGGCTACCCCATTGCCAAAATTGCCGCCAAGCTAGCCATTGGCTACCACCTGGACGAGCTCGGCAATGCCATCACCGGGAGCACCACCGCCTATTTCGAGCCCACGCTCGACTATGTTATTGTAAAAATACCCCGGTGGAATTTTGACAAATTTGTGGGCGCAGACCGCAAGCTGGGGCTACAGATGAAATCGGTGGGGGAAGTGATGGGCATCGGCCGCAATTTTCAGGAGGCCCTGCAAAAAGCCTGTCAATCGCTGGAAATCAGAAGGAATGGCCTGGGTGCCGATGGCAAGGAGCTGACCAAGCAGGAAGAGTTGCTGCGCAGCCTTGAAAACCCAAGCTGGAACAGGCTCTTCCATATCTACGATGCCATGAAGCTGGGCATCTCCATGAAAACCATTTTGTCCCTTACCAAAATCGACAAATGGTTTTTGCTCCAAATAGAAGAGCTGATCGAACTGGAAAAGGAAATTGAAAAGTACGAGGTGGGCACCATTCCCGCATCGCTCATGCGCACGGCCAAAGAAAAGGGGTATGCCGACCGGCAGATTGCCCATCTCCTTAATTGCCTGGAAAGCGAAGTGCACAAGAAACGGAAGGAAATGGGCATCAACCGCGTGTACAAGCTGGTGGACACCTGCGCAGCCGAATTCCAGGCGCAAACCCCGTACTATTATTCTTCTTTTGACACGGAAAACGAGTCTCTGGCCTCGGGTAGGAAAAAAGTGATCGTGCTGGGCTCAGGGCCCAACCGCATCGGCCAGGGCATCGAGTTCGACTACTCTTGCGTGCACGGGGTATTGGCCGCCAAGGAGTGTGGGTACGAAACCATCATGATCAACTGCAACCCCGAAACCGTTTCAACGGACTTTGACATTGCCGATAAGTTGTATTTCGAGCCAGTTTTTTGGGAACATATATACGACATCATCCAGCATGAAAAGCCGGAGGGGGTGATCGTACAGCTGGGTGGGCAAACCGCTTTGAAGCTTGCCGAAAAGCTCAACAAATACGGGATCAAAATAATGGGGACCTCCTTCGAGGCCCTGGACCTGGCCGAAGACCGCGGGAGCTTCTCCTCCCTGCTCAAGGAAATGAACATCCCTTACCCTCCGTTTGGCGTGGCCCGCGATGCGGACGAAGCCCTTGAGGTCTCCAAGGAAATAGGGTTTCCCCTTTTGGTAAGGCCTTCGTATGTACTGGGCGGCCAGAGCATGAAGATCGTGATCAATGAAAAGGAGCTGGAGTCCCATATCCTGGATATTTGGAAACACCTCCCCGAAAACAAAGTGCTGCTCGACCACTTCCTGGATGGCGCCATAGAAGCAGAGGCCGATGCCCTCTGCGATGGGGAAAACGTCTATATCATTGGCATCATGCAGCACATCGAGCCAGCCGGGATACACTCTGGCGATTCTTATGCGGTGCTCCCCCCTTACAACCTGGGCGACTTTGTCATCAAACAAATTGAAAACTATACCCACAAGATTGCCGTGGCCCTAAAAACCGTTGGCCTTATCAATATACAATACGCCATCAAAGACGACAAAGTGTATGTGATAGAGGCAAACCCCAGGGCGTCCCGCACGGTCCCATTTATCTGCAAGGCCTATGACGAGCCTTATGTGAACTATGCCACAAAAATAATGTTGGGCAAAAAGAAAGTGACCGACTTTGAGTTCAACCCCACACGCAATGGGTACGCCATCAAAGTGCCTGTGTTTTCCTTCAACAAATTCCCGGACGTGAACAAAGAGCTGGGCCCGGAAATGAAATCAACAGGGGAATCCATTTACTTCATAGACGACCTGATGGACGACTACTTTATGAACATCTACGCAGAAAGGAACCTATACCTGAGCAGGTGA
- a CDS encoding GHKL domain-containing protein, with protein sequence MTIALHQDGKAGAPAKWAWWAWPLLLAFLVFISYGSYFLKNFTDSLLLYLPTPFAIVLLYWYGPRMLPIIYLNEIATLVMWGAPGGWARIAIIASHAPVMTYASWFLFKRTNDEGPNDLLSSTHSFIRFLMLGILIPSLINSLFTNQYTFVNHDLYTVTLIFLADFLTILTITAPLLYFLAPREDRFGIALAKPFANQTLRQRYPKAIQLWLVAMGFVAMTMFVDFDAYWYIYGVISIIIAMQRGFGVVILANAIIFVLNYILPVIDVADIFLASKGSTRSVSVHLGMLAMIISSSLIGRVISDLWKIEFKLTQQKMELENANTQLVKTNSELDRFVYSLSHDISAPLKSIKGLVHLSRIENTPEQSGLYLSKIDTSINRLEAFIAEVLDYSRTNRKELQVQQIHVGTMVKDIIENFRYLENFKKIEFKFNFSQEYVLSDDFLLKVIMANLISNAIKYQKVVDGHKPFISISCHTEGQLTKIAIEDNGEGIGPQSKEKVFEMFYRGSSTSTGAGLGLYILKESVEKLNGTITLASELGKGTTFTITIPSPSPAQV encoded by the coding sequence GTGACGATAGCCTTGCACCAGGATGGTAAAGCCGGGGCGCCAGCCAAATGGGCATGGTGGGCCTGGCCCTTGTTGCTCGCGTTCCTGGTCTTTATTTCATACGGCTCTTACTTTCTCAAAAATTTTACCGATTCGCTGCTGCTTTACCTCCCCACACCCTTTGCCATCGTGTTGTTGTATTGGTACGGGCCGAGGATGCTCCCCATTATTTACCTTAACGAGATCGCAACATTGGTGATGTGGGGCGCCCCCGGTGGATGGGCCAGGATTGCAATCATTGCCTCGCATGCCCCGGTCATGACGTATGCTTCATGGTTCTTGTTCAAGCGCACCAACGATGAAGGGCCCAACGATTTGTTAAGCTCAACCCATTCCTTTATCCGGTTTTTGATGTTGGGGATTTTGATCCCCTCTTTGATCAATTCCCTGTTTACCAATCAATATACTTTTGTCAATCACGACCTCTATACCGTTACGCTCATTTTCCTGGCGGACTTCCTCACCATCCTTACCATAACCGCCCCCCTCCTTTACTTTCTGGCGCCACGTGAGGATAGGTTCGGCATTGCCCTGGCCAAGCCTTTTGCCAATCAAACCCTACGGCAGCGGTACCCCAAGGCCATTCAACTGTGGCTGGTAGCCATGGGCTTTGTGGCCATGACCATGTTCGTTGATTTTGATGCCTACTGGTACATTTATGGGGTCATATCCATCATCATTGCCATGCAGCGGGGGTTTGGCGTGGTCATTTTGGCCAATGCCATAATTTTCGTGCTCAACTATATCCTTCCCGTGATTGACGTGGCCGATATTTTCCTGGCCTCAAAAGGGTCCACCCGGTCGGTGAGCGTGCACCTGGGGATGCTGGCCATGATCATTTCTTCTTCTTTGATCGGCAGGGTGATTTCAGACTTGTGGAAAATCGAGTTTAAACTCACGCAACAAAAGATGGAATTGGAAAACGCCAATACCCAACTGGTAAAGACCAATTCGGAACTTGACCGCTTTGTGTACAGCTTGTCGCACGACATAAGTGCGCCATTGAAATCCATAAAGGGCCTTGTGCACCTTAGCCGTATAGAGAACACGCCTGAACAAAGCGGGCTGTATTTGTCCAAGATAGACACCAGCATCAACCGGCTAGAAGCATTCATTGCCGAGGTGCTTGACTACTCCCGGACAAACCGAAAAGAGTTGCAGGTGCAGCAAATCCACGTGGGCACCATGGTGAAGGACATAATCGAGAATTTCAGGTATTTGGAAAACTTTAAAAAAATCGAGTTCAAATTCAATTTTAGCCAGGAGTACGTATTGTCAGACGATTTCCTTCTTAAGGTCATTATGGCCAACCTGATCTCCAATGCCATTAAATACCAAAAGGTAGTGGATGGGCACAAGCCGTTTATTTCCATTTCTTGCCATACGGAAGGGCAATTGACAAAAATTGCCATAGAAGACAATGGCGAAGGGATAGGCCCCCAATCGAAGGAAAAGGTATTTGAAATGTTTTACAGGGGCTCAAGCACGTCAACCGGTGCCGGCCTGGGGCTTTACATTTTAAAGGAGTCTGTGGAAAAGCTTAACGGGACAATCACATTGGCCTCTGAGTTGGGAAAAGGGACCACCTTCACCATAACCATTCCATCCCCATCACCTGCTCAGGTATAG
- a CDS encoding diaminopimelate epimerase, with the protein MPTRFVKYQATGNDFVLIDNRATKKAFSGDEIKKLCDRRFGIGADGLILIESAKGADFNMVYYNSDGTQSLCGNGCRAAVGYAASLGIIGKSTSFQAFDGLHQATILDDQRIRLKMNDVGGIRKLNDAYFMDTGSPHYVRFVKGLQELNVVEAGRKIRNSDIFKPGGTNANFVERLPGNAIAVRTYERGVEDETLSCGTGVTAAALAASLEGYTSPVSVRVKGGQLDVAFKAAPPDRGLAADGNIPATFVDIFLIGPAKMVFEGGLEL; encoded by the coding sequence ATGCCAACCCGATTTGTTAAATACCAGGCCACCGGCAACGATTTTGTCCTCATCGACAACCGCGCCACCAAAAAGGCCTTTTCAGGGGACGAAATCAAAAAATTATGCGACCGCAGGTTTGGCATTGGGGCCGATGGCCTTATCCTGATCGAAAGCGCGAAAGGGGCCGATTTTAACATGGTCTACTACAACAGTGACGGTACGCAAAGCCTGTGCGGCAATGGCTGCCGAGCAGCCGTGGGTTATGCCGCATCCCTGGGCATCATAGGCAAAAGCACCTCTTTTCAGGCCTTTGACGGCCTGCACCAGGCCACCATCCTGGACGACCAGAGGATAAGGTTGAAAATGAACGATGTGGGCGGCATCAGGAAATTGAACGATGCCTATTTTATGGATACGGGCTCCCCGCATTATGTCCGGTTTGTGAAGGGGCTTCAGGAACTGAACGTGGTGGAGGCCGGCCGGAAAATAAGGAACAGCGATATCTTTAAGCCCGGGGGCACCAATGCCAATTTTGTGGAACGGCTTCCCGGCAACGCCATTGCCGTAAGGACTTACGAGAGGGGCGTGGAAGACGAAACCCTCTCTTGTGGCACGGGCGTAACGGCCGCAGCGCTGGCCGCCTCCCTCGAAGGTTATACCTCCCCTGTTTCCGTAAGGGTAAAAGGCGGCCAACTTGACGTGGCGTTCAAGGCCGCCCCCCCCGATAGGGGATTGGCGGCAGATGGCAACATCCCTGCCACATTTGTCGATATTTTCCTAATAGGGCCTGCCAAAATGGTATTCGAAGGCGGTTTGGAACTATAA
- the secA gene encoding preprotein translocase subunit SecA, with product MLKFIAKILGSKSQKDIKNMMPLVEQTKVEGEKLISLSNDELRAKTKDIQAHIDQKLKHIDDNLASLHQRIADHPDLDLNEKESVFADIDRIEKERNEELETVLMEVLPQAFAIVKETARRFKENEVLEVTALDYDRAMAATHENVKIEGEKALWQNQWMAAGNLIKWDMVHYDVQIIGGIVLHQGKIAEMATGEGKTLVATFPTFLNALAKRGVHIVTVNTYLAQRDSEWMAPLFQFHGLTVDCIDKHQPNSHERRKAYEADVTYGTNNEFGFDYLRDNMARDPEELVQRRGHHYAMVDEVDSVLIDEARTPLIISGPIPKGDEHEFYDLKPRVHKIVEAQKKLVTQLLNEAKKLIADGNEKEGGLALFRAHRGMPKHKPLIKFLSETGMRNILQKTENYYLQDNKKMMPEADKPLFFTIDEKDNTIDLTDNGLDLITGEGEDPKFFILPEIGVELDKIEKDNGIASEERFQKKEELIRDYTAKAQRIHSINQLLKAYTLFERDTEYIIVEGKVKIVDEQTGRVLDGRRYSDGLHQAIEAKENVKVEDATQTYATITLQNYFRMYHKLAGMTGTAETEAGEFWDIYKLDVVVIPTNKPVVRNDMDDLVFKTVREKFNAVVEEIVRLTEEGRPVLVGTTSVEISELISRMLQLKKIKHQVLNAKHHQKEAEIVAEAGKPGSVTIATNMAGRGTDIKLSPDSKAAGGLAILGTERHESRRVDRQLRGRAGRQGDPGSSKFYVSLEDNLMRLFMPERIARIMDRLGLKEGEVISHSMVTNSIERAQKKVEENNFGIRKRLLEYDDVMNSQREVIYKRRKNALFGERLKLDILTMLYDTCEDIVANGKAADSLEDFKLNVMGLLGFDFTINDEGFKGSDVSQLAEKLYDEALKHYQQKNASVAEKALPVITEINKTRGATIENILVPFTDGVKQIGVTANLKKCVETKNSELVHAMEKMITLAIIDQQWKEHLRDMDDLKQSVQNAVYEQKDPLLIYKFEGFEAFKRFIAKVNEETASFLMKADIPVREPEQVQEARSQRRERLKEQKEESRSLLQGGQSQPQGNRPPVEEKVQPVKSEKIAGRNDKVSVQYTDGKVLKDVKFKKVEDDVKNGKCIVIEQ from the coding sequence ATGCTGAAATTTATTGCAAAGATACTGGGCTCTAAGTCTCAAAAAGACATCAAGAACATGATGCCACTGGTTGAACAAACCAAGGTCGAAGGCGAAAAATTGATTTCCCTTTCAAACGATGAGCTAAGGGCCAAGACCAAGGACATCCAAGCCCACATAGACCAGAAATTAAAGCACATAGACGATAACCTGGCAAGCCTGCACCAGCGGATAGCCGACCATCCCGACCTGGACCTCAACGAAAAAGAATCGGTTTTCGCGGACATTGACCGGATCGAGAAAGAGCGGAACGAGGAATTGGAAACCGTTTTGATGGAAGTATTGCCACAGGCCTTTGCCATCGTGAAGGAAACCGCCAGGCGCTTCAAAGAAAACGAAGTGCTGGAGGTGACCGCCCTTGACTACGACAGGGCGATGGCCGCCACGCACGAAAACGTGAAAATCGAAGGGGAAAAGGCCCTATGGCAAAACCAATGGATGGCGGCAGGGAACCTCATCAAGTGGGACATGGTGCACTACGATGTGCAGATCATCGGTGGCATAGTGTTGCACCAGGGAAAAATCGCGGAGATGGCGACAGGTGAAGGGAAAACCCTGGTGGCCACTTTTCCCACTTTCCTCAATGCGTTGGCCAAAAGGGGGGTACATATCGTCACCGTCAACACTTACCTGGCACAACGCGACAGCGAATGGATGGCCCCCTTGTTCCAGTTCCATGGGCTTACCGTGGATTGCATAGACAAGCACCAGCCCAACTCCCATGAAAGGAGAAAAGCCTACGAGGCGGACGTCACCTACGGGACCAACAACGAGTTTGGTTTTGACTACCTCCGCGACAACATGGCCCGCGACCCGGAAGAACTCGTACAGCGCAGGGGCCACCATTATGCCATGGTGGACGAAGTGGACAGCGTATTGATAGACGAGGCCAGGACGCCCCTGATTATTTCCGGGCCCATCCCAAAGGGCGATGAGCACGAATTTTACGACCTAAAGCCCCGCGTGCACAAAATTGTGGAGGCACAAAAAAAACTGGTGACACAACTCCTGAACGAGGCCAAAAAACTAATCGCGGACGGAAACGAAAAGGAGGGCGGCCTTGCCCTGTTCCGGGCCCACAGGGGCATGCCCAAACACAAGCCCCTGATCAAGTTCCTCAGCGAAACCGGCATGCGGAACATCCTCCAAAAGACGGAAAACTATTACCTGCAGGACAATAAAAAAATGATGCCCGAGGCGGACAAGCCGCTATTCTTTACCATTGACGAAAAAGACAATACCATTGACCTTACCGACAATGGGCTTGACCTGATCACGGGCGAAGGGGAAGACCCGAAATTCTTCATCCTCCCGGAAATTGGGGTGGAGCTTGACAAAATCGAAAAGGACAATGGCATTGCCAGTGAAGAAAGGTTTCAGAAAAAAGAAGAATTGATCCGGGACTATACCGCAAAAGCCCAGCGCATCCACAGCATCAACCAACTGCTGAAAGCCTATACCCTGTTTGAGCGGGACACCGAATACATCATCGTTGAGGGAAAGGTTAAAATTGTGGATGAGCAAACGGGCCGTGTGCTGGACGGAAGACGGTACTCCGATGGCCTGCACCAGGCCATTGAAGCAAAGGAAAACGTAAAGGTGGAAGATGCCACGCAAACCTATGCCACCATTACCCTTCAAAATTATTTTAGGATGTACCATAAGCTGGCCGGCATGACCGGTACGGCAGAAACGGAGGCAGGCGAGTTTTGGGACATCTATAAACTGGACGTGGTGGTCATCCCTACCAATAAGCCCGTTGTCAGGAACGACATGGACGACCTGGTATTTAAAACCGTACGGGAAAAATTCAATGCGGTGGTGGAGGAGATCGTGCGGCTCACCGAAGAGGGTAGGCCGGTGCTGGTGGGCACCACATCGGTGGAAATATCCGAGCTGATCAGCAGGATGCTCCAATTGAAGAAGATCAAGCACCAGGTGCTTAACGCCAAGCACCACCAGAAAGAAGCCGAGATAGTGGCAGAGGCCGGAAAACCGGGAAGCGTAACGATTGCCACCAACATGGCCGGCCGGGGTACCGATATTAAACTGTCGCCAGATTCCAAGGCGGCCGGGGGGTTGGCCATCCTGGGCACCGAACGGCACGAGTCGCGGAGGGTGGACAGGCAGCTTAGGGGCAGGGCCGGCCGCCAGGGGGACCCGGGGTCGTCCAAGTTCTATGTCTCCCTGGAAGACAACCTGATGCGGCTGTTCATGCCGGAGCGCATCGCGCGGATCATGGACCGGCTCGGGCTAAAGGAGGGGGAGGTGATTTCCCATTCGATGGTGACCAATTCAATAGAGAGGGCACAAAAGAAAGTGGAAGAAAACAACTTCGGGATACGCAAGCGGTTGCTGGAGTATGACGATGTAATGAACTCGCAACGCGAGGTGATCTACAAGCGGAGGAAAAACGCATTGTTTGGCGAACGCCTGAAACTCGACATCCTCACCATGCTGTACGATACCTGTGAAGATATTGTGGCCAACGGGAAAGCCGCGGACAGCCTGGAGGATTTCAAGCTCAACGTAATGGGTTTATTGGGGTTTGATTTTACCATCAACGATGAAGGGTTTAAAGGATCTGACGTAAGCCAGTTGGCCGAAAAACTTTATGACGAAGCCCTTAAGCACTATCAGCAAAAGAATGCCAGCGTGGCCGAAAAAGCGCTGCCGGTCATTACCGAAATAAACAAAACCAGGGGGGCCACTATTGAAAACATCCTGGTGCCTTTTACCGATGGCGTCAAACAAATAGGCGTGACCGCGAACCTGAAAAAATGCGTGGAGACGAAAAATTCGGAACTGGTCCATGCCATGGAAAAAATGATCACCCTGGCCATCATTGACCAGCAGTGGAAAGAACACCTTCGCGATATGGACGATTTGAAGCAGTCTGTCCAAAATGCCGTGTACGAACAAAAGGACCCGCTCTTGATCTATAAGTTCGAAGGCTTTGAGGCCTTCAAACGTTTTATTGCCAAAGTAAACGAAGAGACCGCATCGTTTTTGATGAAGGCGGATATCCCTGTACGTGAACCGGAGCAGGTACAGGAGGCCCGGTCACAAAGGAGGGAAAGGCTTAAAGAGCAGAAAGAGGAGTCCAGGTCATTGCTCCAAGGAGGGCAATCCCAGCCACAGGGCAATCGGCCGCCCGTTGAGGAGAAAGTGCAGCCGGTAAAGTCCGAAAAAATTGCCGGCAGGAACGATAAGGTGAGCGTACAGTATACGGACGGCAAAGTGTTGAAGGACGTGAAGTTCAAAAAAGTGGAGGATGACGTGAAAAACGGAAAATGTATTGTGATAGAACAATAG
- a CDS encoding SPOR domain-containing protein: protein MAPNKLLIRMKPYAMNLGLALLLLQVSCVAQQSGVNATDGTYTEDLTAVRPSYGYGEDRDSMEVRPLPTEKNPAMAATNTVNTRVDVVMDSLDKLNQLRKYIDGFTIQIYSGPKRDEALGAKAKMVKAFGDDLEADIQYTQPKFRVTVGKYFSKLEAQKDLMRLKGSFPNAILVPEKVPIR, encoded by the coding sequence ATGGCACCGAACAAGTTATTGATACGAATGAAACCCTATGCCATGAACCTCGGCCTGGCCTTGCTGCTGCTTCAGGTTTCCTGTGTGGCCCAGCAATCGGGCGTCAATGCCACCGATGGCACGTATACGGAAGACCTTACGGCCGTGCGCCCCTCTTATGGCTACGGGGAAGACAGGGATTCAATGGAAGTGAGGCCCCTCCCCACGGAAAAAAACCCGGCAATGGCCGCCACAAACACGGTGAACACCAGAGTGGATGTGGTAATGGACAGCCTTGACAAGTTGAACCAGCTCAGGAAATACATCGATGGCTTCACCATTCAGATCTATTCGGGGCCAAAAAGGGACGAGGCGCTGGGGGCCAAGGCCAAAATGGTAAAAGCCTTCGGGGACGATCTTGAAGCGGACATTCAATACACACAACCCAAATTCAGGGTGACCGTGGGCAAATACTTTTCAAAACTGGAAGCCCAAAAGGACCTCATGCGCCTGAAGGGTTCCTTCCCCAATGCCATACTCGTTCCCGAAAAGGTACCCATCCGGTAA
- a CDS encoding amidohydrolase, protein MPLLDTIRQLSETYFDDTRNARRHLHAHPELSYQEVNTAKFVAKKLTEYGMAPAKGIAKTGVVAMIEGKNASKKTIALRADMDALPIQETNEVGYKSTAPGVMHACGHDVHTASLLTAARILFELKDRFEGTIKLIFQPGEEKAPGGASLMIKGGVLENPAPSHILGQHVMPLLPVGKIGFREGMYMASCDEIYLTVIGKGGHGAAPELAIDPIVMASHIIIALQQVISRNASPKQPTVLTFGNIVGKGATNIIPDEVRIAGTFRAMDEEWRAAALDKIKKMAESLAIGMGGKCEVEIVKGYPCLINDTALTRRAKAAAAQYVGEGNVVDIDLTLGAEDFSYYSQAIPASFYRLGTRNEAQGITSYVHTPTFDIDEDALKIAPGLMAWMAVHELALP, encoded by the coding sequence ATGCCTTTGCTCGACACCATTAGGCAATTGTCCGAAACCTATTTCGATGACACGCGGAATGCCAGAAGGCACCTGCATGCCCATCCGGAGTTGTCGTACCAGGAGGTCAACACTGCGAAGTTCGTTGCCAAAAAACTAACTGAATATGGGATGGCCCCGGCAAAAGGCATTGCCAAAACGGGTGTGGTGGCAATGATAGAGGGAAAAAATGCCTCCAAAAAAACAATTGCCCTCAGGGCAGACATGGATGCCTTGCCCATTCAGGAAACAAATGAGGTGGGCTACAAGTCCACGGCACCAGGGGTCATGCACGCCTGCGGGCACGATGTGCACACCGCCTCTTTATTAACGGCCGCCAGGATTTTGTTTGAACTAAAAGACCGGTTTGAAGGCACCATAAAACTGATTTTTCAACCCGGGGAAGAAAAAGCCCCCGGGGGGGCATCCCTGATGATAAAAGGCGGGGTGCTGGAAAACCCCGCCCCCTCGCACATCCTGGGCCAACATGTCATGCCCCTCCTTCCCGTAGGGAAAATCGGGTTTAGGGAAGGAATGTACATGGCCAGTTGTGACGAAATCTACCTTACCGTTATTGGAAAAGGCGGGCATGGTGCCGCCCCGGAACTGGCCATTGACCCGATCGTAATGGCATCGCATATTATCATTGCCCTGCAGCAGGTCATTAGCAGGAACGCCAGCCCCAAACAACCCACCGTGCTCACCTTTGGAAACATTGTGGGAAAGGGCGCCACCAATATTATCCCCGATGAGGTGAGGATTGCCGGCACTTTCCGGGCCATGGACGAAGAATGGAGGGCCGCGGCCTTGGATAAAATAAAAAAGATGGCGGAAAGCCTGGCCATAGGGATGGGGGGCAAGTGTGAAGTGGAAATCGTCAAAGGGTACCCCTGCCTTATAAACGATACTGCCCTTACGCGCAGGGCAAAAGCGGCCGCGGCCCAATATGTGGGGGAAGGCAACGTGGTGGACATTGACCTTACGTTGGGGGCAGAAGATTTTTCCTACTACTCCCAGGCCATCCCGGCATCATTTTACCGGCTCGGCACAAGGAACGAGGCCCAAGGCATAACCTCTTATGTGCACACCCCCACATTTGATATTGATGAAGATGCCCTAAAGATTGCCCCGGGCCTTATGGCCTGGATGGCAGTCCACGAACTGGCCCTTCCCTGA
- a CDS encoding metal-dependent transcriptional regulator has protein sequence MNSLAEENYLKALLALSGAGDEVPVNDLARHLAIKMPTVTSMMKKLAAKRLVQYESYKPVKLTPKGKKEAAIIVRKHRLTEMFLVEKMGFGWEQVHDIAEQVEHVRSPAFFDKMDELLGYPKLDPHGSPIPDKAGKIEWKHYEKLSDCHEGDEVTLTAVLNSSADFLKFLNSRDMKLGINLKINNIEPFDRTMSVSIGKRKEILSHLVCEKLLVEKAAL, from the coding sequence GTGAACTCCCTGGCCGAAGAAAATTACCTGAAAGCACTGCTGGCGTTGTCCGGGGCTGGCGATGAGGTGCCGGTAAACGACCTGGCCCGGCACCTGGCCATCAAAATGCCCACCGTTACCAGTATGATGAAAAAACTGGCGGCCAAGCGCCTGGTGCAATATGAAAGCTATAAGCCGGTGAAGCTTACCCCAAAAGGAAAAAAGGAAGCTGCCATTATAGTAAGGAAACACCGCCTTACTGAGATGTTTTTGGTTGAAAAAATGGGGTTTGGGTGGGAGCAGGTACATGACATTGCGGAGCAGGTGGAGCACGTCAGGTCACCTGCGTTTTTTGACAAAATGGACGAATTGCTAGGCTACCCCAAACTAGACCCCCATGGCTCGCCCATTCCCGACAAGGCCGGGAAGATCGAATGGAAACACTATGAAAAACTTAGCGACTGCCATGAGGGGGACGAGGTTACGCTGACCGCAGTGCTCAATTCATCTGCGGATTTCCTGAAATTCCTCAACAGCAGGGACATGAAGCTGGGGATCAATTTGAAAATAAACAATATCGAGCCGTTTGACAGGACTATGTCCGTGTCCATCGGCAAGCGCAAGGAAATACTGAGCCACCTGGTTTGCGAAAAATTATTGGTGGAAAAGGCCGCCCTCTAG